DNA from Pirellulales bacterium:
ATCCCAAGGGCACCAGCGCCAAAAACAGATTCCAGCCCAGATGAAAGTGCGGCCGCAGGGCGAGATAGATCCAATCCACCATAGCGAAGCATCGCGGATGAATGTCGAACGACGAAGGGCCAATGCCAGTCCCTGGCCTGGCTCGTTATTTGTTGCTTCCCGCTTGAATTTTCTTCAGAGCTTCCACGGCCGCGGCACGGACTTTGGGCGAGTCGTCTTGCTCGGCCGCTTTTTGCAAGTCAGGAATCGCCGATTTTGCCGCCGCGCCGATCCTGCCCAACGCGTTGGCCGACTCAACTCTGGCCAATTCGTGCTCCGAATCTCCCAGGGCCTTCGCCAACAGGGGCACCGCCATGCTTTGCAGGGCTTTGTCAGCCGGCTGGATGTGCAACAGCGCCCAAACACTGGCAACTTTCAAAAATTTGTCGTCGCTTTTCATATTGTCACGCAATTTGGGAACCGCATCGGCGGCGTCCGGCCCAATTTTTCCCAGCGCATAACAGGCCGTGTACTGCACGCGAGGCTCGTCGCTGCCCAGGTGCTCGATCAGTGCCGGCACGGCGGTTTTGGCGGCCGGCCCAATGGCGGCCAGCGCGAACTCCACTTCCCGACGATATTCCGGATCAGGGTCTTTCAACTCCAAAATCAGCGCCGGCACGGCATCCTTCGCCTTGGGACCCAATCGCCGCAGCACTTCCACGGCCAGCGCTTGCATGTCGTCGTTCTGCAAAGCCTTGATGAGCCGAGGAACCGCCGCCTCGCCCAGCGAGGACAGCGCATCCACCACGTTGCCCCGCACCTCCGGGTCTTTGTCAGCCAACAAATCGCTCATGGCCGAGATGACCATCTCTTGCGGCGCGTGCAGTTCCAGCAAGCCCCGCGCGGCGGCTCCCCGCACATGCTGGTTGGGGTCTTTCAATCCCGTCACCAACAGCGAAACCGCCCGCTGCACACCGGCTTTGTCGTCAGGATTGATTTTCGCCAGCGCCCACGCGGAAATCATTTTCAAGAAGGGGTCGTCGCTGTCCAGTTGCTGGGCCAGCTGCGGCGCGGCGTCCTTAATGCCAATTTGACCGACGGCAAGTGCGGCCGCGTATCGCACCGCGTATTGCTGATCAGACAAGGCTTTTACCAATTGCGGGCCCGCAGATTTGGAGTCGGGACCGATTGCGGCCAGCGCCATGATTGCTTCTCGCCGCACGGCCGGATGCTTGTCTTGTTCTTGCACCACGCGAATCAGTTCCGGCACTGCCGCTTTAGCCTTGGGTCCCGCGTCGGCCAATCCGATACATGCAGCATGGACCGCTTTGTCGTTTTTCAGTTCGCCGATCAATACGTTAATTCCGTCGTCCCCCGCATCGGCCAGCGCATTCAAAGCTGGTACGACGAGAGCGGGATCCATGTTGCTCTGCTCCAACACTTGTTTCAAAATCGGCGCCAGCGTGTCGAATTTAAGATGCATCGCCACCAATGCATCGATGGCTTTGCGACGAACGTTGCCATTCTTGTCGCTCAACAGCGCAACCAACTCTGGCACGGCCGGTTGGCTGGCGTCGCCAATTTCTTCCAAGGCATTGGCCGCGTAACCGCGCACCATGGCGTCGTTGCTTTTCAGCGCGGCGGTCAACGCCGGTACGGCATCCTTTGCCGCGGGTCCAATGGCACTCAGAGCGCGAGCGGCATGCCATTGCAATGGTGCGTCGCCGGTGTTCAAGGCCTTGATGAGCGCCGGTACGGTCGGTTTGGCTGCCGGACCCAAGTCCACGATGTCGTCGGTGGCTTTCAGCTGCGCGGCCGAGTCTCCACTGGCCAGCGTTTTCGTCAAATTCGCGAGTTGCGCATCGTCTGCAGTCGCGGCCATGGCCATGCCCATCGTCAACACCGAAGACAACACGACCGCCCTAGGCAAATACATATTCCACTCCGAAAAAATGATCGAATGTCAGGAAAGAAACTGGCAAAAACTGCCACGACTGCCTGCAGAGTTGATTCGCACACGCCTTTCATTATAGTATTGAAGAACCGGCGCGTTTGCAAACCGTTCGCTAGACTGCTTGATCGGGTCTGGCTAGTTTCAAGCAGTCTTGGTCCGCCCAGATATTTCAGGCGCATCGCTGCGACGGCGTTCGCACTCGTAGGTACCTACAATATCAATTGCTTCCGCGGAGTTCGAGCATGAATCGCGTTGTAATCCTGTCGCTGGGTTTTGCACTGGCGGCGATGGTTTGTATGGCCCACGCTCAATATCTGTATTCGCCTTACTACAACGGCAATTCGGCCAGCACCGTGGGCCAAAGTTACGCCATGGGCATGGCCGACCTGGTGCGCGCCGCCGGCGATAGGAATTTGAACAATAGCCAGGCGAGCATCAATTATGAGCAGGCCGCTTCCATGGATATGGACAACCAAATTAAAAACGAAAAAACCTATTTCGAAATGCGGAAGATGAACACTTCCTATCGAAAAGCGGAGCAAAGCCCGGGACTGACTTCCGAAGATTCCTGGCGCTACGCCCAAATGTTCGCGCCCAAGCGGCTGACTTCCACTCAGTTAGATCCAGTAACCGGCCAAATTTACTGGCCAATCTTTTTTCAAGACCCGCGCTATAAAAAGTATTGCGACCAGCTCAATAACTTGTTCGTTCAGCGGGAGACTTCGCACGGCGGTATCGGGTACGACACCTACATGCAGATTCAGAAGGCCACCGATGCCCTCAAGGACGAGGTGAAAAAGAACATCAATATGTACCAGCCAAGCGATTACATCACCATGAAAAACTTTGTCGATAGCCTGGCGTACGAAGCCAAGCTTCCGGCTGTCTGATGTTCGCCCGGGATTGCCGTTGACCACCGTGACTTGCTCTGGCGATCCGCTAGGTTCATGTTCGAATCGCAGGCCTTCCGCCTCTTCGCCCGCGCAATCGCCACAGGCGGTGTTTTCGGGCCGCCAATTCTAACGACGTTATCAGTTGCGCGCACGGTGGTGCGAAAAAACAACGGCGGCGTTGACTTTTCGCCACACGTTGCCAAAACGCATGCTAGGCTTTCAAGTGAAGGAAGGAATAGTTTGTCTGCGCGCACAGGTTTGCTGAACCGGCGCAGTTGATTGGCTCACTCGGAGCATGGAGGCGCAGGGAAAAACCAAGCTCGAAGCTCGTATCCGGCAGGCCGGGCGAAATTCGAATGAATTTTGCAACTCAAAACTCGAACGTCATACGTTTCCGCTTTCGTGCTCTGTCGCTCCGCGCGCTGCTCGGTTTGCTGGCTATTCTCATGGGCCGCCCATTCTCGTTCGGCCAGCAAACCGCACCGACGGGCCACAACTGGTTTGGCTCGGCGGGAGTGGAAACCATGGAATATCCGGGCGAAAAGCATTTTTGGAACCAGGCCGGGCTGGTGATTAGCCCCGCCCGAATTCTAGCCCAAGTTGGCACCGAGGTGCCGATGTTTGCCGCCGTGTGCGACGGCAAAGGTCAATTGGAGCCGTACGAGAAAGTCGAATGGATGTTAGACCAAAGCAGCGTGGGTTCGCTGGTTTCAGTCAACGAGCCGTATCGTCCGTTCTATTTAGATTTGTTTTCCAGCACGCCGCGCAAAATCGACAATAGCTATGCTTGGTCCGAGACGCTGCCCATTAACGTCATTCTCACCCGTGGCACGCCGCAAATCAACGACGACATGGTCATGCCGCGCGGCTATGCCTGGGTAACGGTGACCTCGGCTCGCGAGGGGACCAGCTACGTCACCGCTTATGCTCCGGACGTGTATTCCTGGGAAGTGCGGCAGAAATCGGCGACCATTCGCTGGATCGACGCCGAGTGGACTTTTCCCGAACCCGCCTGTGTGCCAATGGGCGAGCATGCCTTGTTAACTACTTGCGTGCGGCGACACACCACCAAGGCGCCGGTTTCGGATTGGATTGTGAAATACTGCATTACCGGCGGAGCCGAAGCCACATTTGGCCACGATGGCAGCAAATCGACCGAAGTGGCCACCGATGCCGATGGAAAATCGACCGTCGAAGTTGTTCCCGCAGCCGCCGCCAATGGGGCCACTTGCATTTCGATGGAGCTAATTCGCTCCGAATGTGCGACTCCCAGTGATCAAGAACGGATTTCAATTGCCACGGCGGCCACGCAAGTAAGCTGGGCCATCAAGGACGGCGACGGCGCTGCCGCCCCAGCGGCGGCAACACCAGCGCCTGTTCCGTCACCGGCCGCAGCGCCTCCCTCGATCGCTCCTCCGACGCTGCCGCCCGCAGCGCCTTCGACAACTCCGCCTGTTGCGCCACCGCCGGCACAGCCCGCTCCTGCGCCGAAAATCTCGCTCAATGTCACTGGTCCGGAGACCGCACAGCCGGGCACGGATATCGAATACACCATTGAAATCGCCAACCAAGGGAATGCGCCGGCCGCCAATTTGATTATCACAGATCGCTACGATCAAGGCTTGGAACACGCAACGAAAAGCAACCCCATCCAGAGAAAAGATTTGCCGACCATAGCGCCCGGCCAATCGACCAAAGTCGGAATCAAATTTCGAGTCGTGCGCACCGGTCAATTATGCCACGTCGTCGAAGTACTGGGTCCTGGCGGCATCGACGAGAAAAAACAGGTGTGCGTCAACGTGGTCGGCGAGCCGACGGTGGAGCAGCCCGCCATGTCGCTCAACATCGCCACGCCGCAAAAAGTGTATACGGTGGGGAACCAGGTGCTATTTACCATTGTGGTGGAGAACACCGGCACGACGGTTCCCGCCCAACAAGTTCGTTGGGTGACTTATTTTGATCCGTCGCTGCGTGTGGAGCAGGGGACGCAAGGGGCCCAGCGCACCAGCGACGGCGGCGTGCAGTTTAGCGCTGACAATATACCACCTGGTGCAAAACAGACGAGTCAAATCCAGTGTACTTGCATTGCCGCGTCGCCGCATGCCTGCGGTCGAGTTACTTTGACCGATCTGTCCAAGCTCAGTTTTGCCCAAGACGCCTGCTTGGAAATTCAGCCGGCGCCGCCGTCTGCGAACCCACAAAGCAATTTGCGGTTAAAAGTTCTGGCATTGAACAACCCCGTGAAAGTCGGTTCCACGGCGACATTCCGCATCACGCTCACTAATGCCGGTGTTAATCCGGAACAAAATGTCCGGCTTTCGATCGCCATTCCCGATACGATGACCTACGTGCACACCACCGCGCCAGTCAGCGAATCGGCCTTCGACGCGCCGAATGTTCGCTTCGAGCCCATCCTTGAGATGCGTGGGGGGATTGGGGAATCAATTCCCTTTGACGTGCAATTGAAGGCGAACAGCGCTGGGCCCGCCCAATTGACCGCTCAAGTCACCAGCGCAAACCAGACTCAGCCATTGACCGACTCTGCCACAGCGACTATTTTGCCCTAATTGGCGAGGGGTCAGCCGATAAGTGGTTAGCACGTCAGTGGTGCATGGGATGGCACGCTTTGTAATTTTGCTTCACGAACTCTCCGGGCAGCAACGCGGCGGCGCGCATTTCGATTTCATGCTGGAGCAAGGCGCTATCCTGCGAACCTGGGCGCTGGGAGAAAAGCCGACTGCGGGCCGCGAAATCATTGCCCATGCGCTGGCCGATCATCGGATCGATTATTTGGAATACGAGGGGCCGGTTTCAAAGAATCGTGGGAGCGTTTCCCGTTGGGATTTCGGCACGTACGAATCGCTGGTCGATTCGCAGGCGGAAATCATCGTCCAACTTCGCGGCCAGCAACTGACAGGCACAGCCCATTTACGACCCGCGGGGGAGAAGTCTCAGCCAATCGCGACCGAGCCTCAACGATGGATATTCAGTTTTTCGGTTTGAACTTCTGCGGAAGAATTCTGCTGGATATTGGCCGTGGGCTCTGGCGTCGCTGTCTTCTGACCGGACGGTTCCTGGGCTGAAGATTCCTGGCTGACGGGTTGTTGATCCGACGATTCCAGGGCTGCGGCGGGCTGTTGTGCCACGGAACCGACGGCCTGGGCATTTTGGCAATGTCCGGCCATGTAGATTTCTCCCTCGTTAACTTCCAGAGATTCAAGACGCTGCATGAACTGATCACTGGAATGGTCGGCCCAGGGCATCGTTATGGTTAACAGCGGGTCGCCGTCGATTTGAGCAACGTCGATTTGTAAACCAACTTCCTGGCCGGCGGTAATAAAATCGTTCACCAACCCGCCCAGGGGCAACGGCAGAAGTCCGGCCCGGGCTTTGCAAATTCTGACGGCCACCACGTTCGTTTCACGCAAGTAGACCTCAGCTTCCAACGACACGATCGCTGCCCAACCTAGCTTGTGCCACACAAAGGCGATCTGCGCGCGATTGTTCTCAATCGATATCCGAGGTTCGCTGATGCTGGGCGGAAACAAGCGCGGATGATTTTGCAGCACGTCGTAAGCCAGCCAACCGTTAATTTGGTCGGCGGTAAACAAGGCATGCCACTGGCCTGCCCGGCGAAGATTATTGGCCAGGGCGGCAGCTTCATGAAGCAAGGCGTCGCTGGCGTGTTTCGCGGAAGCGGGTCCTTCGGCCAATACTTGCTGATAGAATGCAGGCCCTTGCTGACAAGCCCAATACGCTGCTGCCATCAGCACTGCCAGCGCAAAGACCGCGGCAGCACCGACCATCACATACAGGCGAAGCTTGTTTGACACAGGCGGGCGGATAAAAAAAGCCAGGAACCCCCCCCGTGAGACCTCCGAAACCGGCATTTCGCTTTAGAAACGGCCAATTCCAGCGGCAGGATAGTAGGGATTGGCTTTCGGAAGGTCAATGCGGATTGGACTGCAGGAACCGAGGCCGTTACTCGCTGGCCGGCTCATTTTTGAAAGACTGCAACAAGGCCATTTCATGGCCCGGATCCTTCGAGTGCCCCGGCGACAGGCTCGTTTCCAATTCGTCGCGCAGAACAAGCATATCAGCAGGAGCTTCGATCCCCAGCCTCACCTTGTCGCCGGCCACGCGCACCACGGTGACCACAATATCTTTGCCCAGGCGTATCCGCTCGCTTTGTTTTCGGGACAACACTAACATGACCCGTGCCTCCGTGAGTGTCTGATTTATGAACTTTTGTACAGTAAAGCGAACAGTCCGTCAAGTGGAATTTGTCATGCTGCTGCGATTGGCCAGCGCTATTGGGTGAACCAGGGCCTAGGCCGCGCAGGGCATTAAAGTCAGGGCACTCGTTAATCGAGTGCGATGAAACCGCTGGCCGGTCGAATTGTAGAACAGAATCGTGTTGCGCTCAGTTTCCCAAATTGCCGTAACTTTTACCGATCGGGGTCCGTGCAGGCAGAAAAAGATGCCGCATGGTTTACTGCCCCGGACTAACAAGCGTTCGGTCATCCGGAAGGCGTCCAGCTCAAGCTGATCGTGCTGGCATAAGATTTTGCTGACATAATTTCTCAATGTTTCCAAGTTGTGCAGGCGCTCCATGTTAGTCAACATTGGATGCGTGATCTCCTGTGTCATGCACTGCGGCGATAATTAAGGGCCACTGTGCGGATTGGATAAGCGAGGGCAACTGCTGATAGATTATGCTATCGGCAATTTGGGCAAGATTACTTCGGCGCGGGCCCCGGTTTTTGGCAGAAAGCCAGAAAATGGCCATATCACGGGTCGGATTTTTTCTGAAATGAATCCTCAGCAGCGCCGTTCAACTACGGTTTTTCGGCCTCATATTTGGTGAAAGCCTCCGCAATATGGCCTTCTTTTTCGTCGCCTTTATGAAATATCACGCGAAAATGGAAACTCATCGTGTCGCCGGCTTTGAGCGTGGTGCTGGCCTTGGGCAAGGTGTCGTCAAAGACGTGCTGACCAAACACATTGGCTGCGAATAAGCCATAATCGCGCGTGTGCCAACGGGTTGGGTAACCAAAGCTGCTGGGGTGTTCCAAGATTGCAATTCCGAGCTGTTCTCCTTCGACCGGCCCATGATAATCGACCCACGATGCCCGATTGCCCCATACAGCTCGCTGACACTTGGGGTCGCCGGTAGCGCCCTTGGGAAACTGTTCAGGATTCTCGTCTTCGTCGACTTTTCCATCACTGTTGACGAACGTGCCCCCCTGCTTGGCATCGACGCGCATCGTATCGGGAACTCGAATTCCAAACACCCCGTCTTTTTCATCGCCGAAAACGACATCTCCATCGGTGGCCTTCAGCGTAATATCAAAGTCGATAATGCGATTATCGCCATCGGTGCTGCAAGTAATGGCGCGCTCATCTTCCAGCAATTTTTTACCGTCTGGGTCGAGCCAATCGTTGGTAGTGACGATTTTTGCCTTCGGGCCGCCCGACACTTCCACGAAGTCCTTGTGTTTGGTGGAACCCGTCGGGGGATTTGGATGTTCTTCCCATAAATTGTTGCCGTCCACGCTTTGGTAGCTGAACCACAAGGAGCGGTGCCACGGATGATCGTCGGTAAGGATGTCGCCTTTGGGAAGCTTGCCGCCTTTGGCCGACTTTTCTTCGTCGACCGCTGCGGTATCCATCGGCCACGGCCGCGTCATCGGTTTGCCTGTCGGGCCAATAATGGGCCACAACACGGGCTTTTTGCCCGATTGAATCACGTATTTTGTGAACAGCTTGCCGTCCAAGTTGACGGTCACGCCGTCAGCGGTTTTCTCGACGGTAAAATCGCCCGCTTGAGTCCGCACCGCAAAGTTTGCCGCGAACATCAAACCGATGATTACGAGACTGGTTTTCCTTACGCTTTGACCACAACGCATGATGATTGCTCCCGAGTAGTTTGCGCGGTTGATTGGATTTTTAGATCCTCAAAATGGAATCGATGTTTCTCCGAATTCGGAAACCATCGCCCGCCGTGAGCACACGGCGGTCCATTCACTGGAACCCCCACGGCTTTATGCTAACAGCGTCGGTCGCATGATGCCAGCAGGGGTTTGGCAAGGGCGCCAAATTGCCAACGCTATTTTCCGGCCGATGGATTTGCGGGCTCTGCTCCCGGCGCGGGATTTTGTTCTGCCGGCGCGTTTGCAATCCGGAATACAAACAGGGCTCGCTGCGGCGTAGGTCTGGGAGAAGCGATAGCCAGCGATGAGCTGACTGAGAGGGCAACCGGCGGGGCCGAGGCGGCGGCTCCGGTCGGGGGTACTGCCGGCAATCCAGCGGCAGGCGCCGTGGCGTTGGACAACCCTTCGATCGGCGCCGCTGATTTTGACAACTCACCGACCAGCACCTGGTTTGGAGTGTTGACGGGTGCGGTCAGCGATTGATTGATGGAAAGCGTATTTGTTCCAGCCGTTCGAGCGCCGTGTCCACGTTCGCCGCCAGCGCCAGATTCGCCATTACTGCCTGCTTCGCTACCGCCGCTGAAACTGCCACCGGTACCGAATCCGCCGCCCCCCAATCCGCCGACATTAATTGCGCTGCTGCGGGCACCACGATCAAGCGCCTCCGAATCAACCGATTTTTTCTCATCGCTGGAAAGACTATCCGCAGCGATTTTTGATACATCGAACGAAGGCTGCTCGGTTGGCGGCGGCAAGTCCAATCGGATAGCGCGGCTTAGCGACTGGCTGTCGGTTTTCTGCTGGCCGGCCAACGCAGTCGAGTTGTATTGAGAGATTGCGTTTTGGGCGGAATCCTTCTCGGTTTTGTTGAGTGCATCCCGATCGGAGTACCACTTTCCGTTGGCGTCCTCCTTCACGATCTTCGACGGAACGGTGGTCACGGCGACCGCAGAAAACAGTTGCGGCTCATGACGCAAATCGGCCAGCGTCTGCTGAATTTGCTCCGGCGTGGCTTCCACCATGACAAGATCCACGGGCTGCTGACCGGCAGGATTCAACGTTCCCGACAATTCGGCTTTTCTTGTCCCCAAGGCGGCATTCGCTCCGGGAGCATTCACGGCGGAAACCGAATCGATCGCCCCGCTGAGTTCACGTTGCTGCAGCATGTGGCGAACATCGCCGCTGGGATTTTTAGATTGTTCCACGGCTTTGGTGGAACCCAAGGCGAAATGAAGTGGATGCTTTTGCGCCTCCAGCGCAATTTGATTTTTGGCCAACAATTGGTCGAATTTCCCTTGCCGCGCGGCCTCGGGCGACATTTCCACTTGAACCAACAGTAGATTGTCGGACGTGCCAGTCGTCGGGACCTCGGCGGCAGGCGGTTTCGCCGACAGCCGGCCGGCGGTAAAGCCATAGAAATCGTGGTTGGTGTCGGCCAGCGGAACGTCTGCCGGAGCGGGCTGCGAAGTGGCAGATTTATCGGCAGCGATCAGGCCACGGGAAACAAGACCGCCGTCGTCATTGTGGGCACGGTTGCGCATTCGATCATCTGCGAATTGCTCATTCCCAGGTTGCGCCGAGCCGTTTTCGGCAGGCTTCAGTTCCGGAAGGGATGGAAGCTGTTTTGCAGTGGCTACTTGTTGTTCCGGCGCCGCCGGAGCGCGAACAACCATGGGTTCGTCGATTGGCCCTCCTTTGCGGCGGTTTTGTTCAGGCGGTCGGTTGGAGACCATAATCAACACCGCAGCGGCAACGGCCAGCAGCGACCAAACCACACCCCGGCGGTTCACGGGGAAGCGCCGAATGACTGATGGCCGGTGGCGAGTGCCGGCGGATGCGGGTTGAAAAGCTGGCTGATTCGAATGTTGATTCGTCTCAGGAAGCGGCGCGGCTTCCGGGATTGACGCCGCGGTCGTGTTATCGATTAGGCCCTGCTGATGGGCCAGTTCTCCTTCGGCCTTTTGCAGGACGCGCTGGGCAAAATCGATCTCCAGCCGGTGCTGCGGCAGCTCCTGCAATCCGGCGCGCAAGGCCCGCAATTCTTCCAGCAACTGCCGGGCTTCGGCATTGGCGGAAAGCAGTTGTTCGGCGCGGGCACGCTCTTCGGCAGACAGCTCGCCGTCGAGGTAAGCGCTAATCAGAATGTCGTTTTCCGAATGAGCCATAAAAGTATTTGTCACTGCGTCACGAGGACGCCTTTCAGTAATTCCCGCAATTCCATCCGCGCTCGGTGCAAGCGGCTGCGAACGGTGCCCAACGGCAGATCGAGCATTTGGGCGATGGCTTCGTACGAATGGCCGTCAATTTCGCGCAGCACCAGCACCGTGCGGAAATCGTCGTCCAGCGTTGCCAGCGCTTCTTGCACCCGAGCGGCCCGTTCCTGCTGTTCCAGCGGCTCCGATGGCGGGTCGACGCGCCCGATGGGTTCGTAACCGGTCGCCTCGCGGTGTTCGTAAACCGACAGGGTGGGTTTTTTTCGTCTCCGGCGGCTGGCGGCCATGTTCAGTGCAATGCGGTACAGCCACGTATAAAACGCACTGGACCGTTGAAACGAGCGCAATTTGATGAACGCCTGGACAAACGCGTCCTGGCACACGTCGCGCCCATCTTCCGCCGACCCCGTCACGTGGACCAGCGTGTTGTACAGCCGGTCCTGGTAACGGGTAACCAAGCGTCCGAAGGCTGACGAG
Protein-coding regions in this window:
- a CDS encoding HEAT repeat domain-containing protein, translated to MYLPRAVVLSSVLTMGMAMAATADDAQLANLTKTLASGDSAAQLKATDDIVDLGPAAKPTVPALIKALNTGDAPLQWHAARALSAIGPAAKDAVPALTAALKSNDAMVRGYAANALEEIGDASQPAVPELVALLSDKNGNVRRKAIDALVAMHLKFDTLAPILKQVLEQSNMDPALVVPALNALADAGDDGINVLIGELKNDKAVHAACIGLADAGPKAKAAVPELIRVVQEQDKHPAVRREAIMALAAIGPDSKSAGPQLVKALSDQQYAVRYAAALAVGQIGIKDAAPQLAQQLDSDDPFLKMISAWALAKINPDDKAGVQRAVSLLVTGLKDPNQHVRGAAARGLLELHAPQEMVISAMSDLLADKDPEVRGNVVDALSSLGEAAVPRLIKALQNDDMQALAVEVLRRLGPKAKDAVPALILELKDPDPEYRREVEFALAAIGPAAKTAVPALIEHLGSDEPRVQYTACYALGKIGPDAADAVPKLRDNMKSDDKFLKVASVWALLHIQPADKALQSMAVPLLAKALGDSEHELARVESANALGRIGAAAKSAIPDLQKAAEQDDSPKVRAAAVEALKKIQAGSNK
- a CDS encoding DNA polymerase ligase N-terminal domain-containing protein, with translation MARFVILLHELSGQQRGGAHFDFMLEQGAILRTWALGEKPTAGREIIAHALADHRIDYLEYEGPVSKNRGSVSRWDFGTYESLVDSQAEIIVQLRGQQLTGTAHLRPAGEKSQPIATEPQRWIFSFSV
- a CDS encoding carbon storage regulator; protein product: MLVLSRKQSERIRLGKDIVVTVVRVAGDKVRLGIEAPADMLVLRDELETSLSPGHSKDPGHEMALLQSFKNEPASE
- a CDS encoding PmoA family protein, with protein sequence MRCGQSVRKTSLVIIGLMFAANFAVRTQAGDFTVEKTADGVTVNLDGKLFTKYVIQSGKKPVLWPIIGPTGKPMTRPWPMDTAAVDEEKSAKGGKLPKGDILTDDHPWHRSLWFSYQSVDGNNLWEEHPNPPTGSTKHKDFVEVSGGPKAKIVTTNDWLDPDGKKLLEDERAITCSTDGDNRIIDFDITLKATDGDVVFGDEKDGVFGIRVPDTMRVDAKQGGTFVNSDGKVDEDENPEQFPKGATGDPKCQRAVWGNRASWVDYHGPVEGEQLGIAILEHPSSFGYPTRWHTRDYGLFAANVFGQHVFDDTLPKASTTLKAGDTMSFHFRVIFHKGDEKEGHIAEAFTKYEAEKP
- a CDS encoding sigma-70 family RNA polymerase sigma factor — protein: MMICSGSSDLLGKTQCFRGELSPLSRRPMCGVTVNDDLQLIDETLQGNSSAFGRLVTRYQDRLYNTLVHVTGSAEDGRDVCQDAFVQAFIKLRSFQRSSAFYTWLYRIALNMAASRRRRKKPTLSVYEHREATGYEPIGRVDPPSEPLEQQERAARVQEALATLDDDFRTVLVLREIDGHSYEAIAQMLDLPLGTVRSRLHRARMELRELLKGVLVTQ